A part of candidate division WOR-3 bacterium genomic DNA contains:
- the prmC gene encoding peptide chain release factor N(5)-glutamine methyltransferase: MTVTYQELLKQAQKHFTNSSDAEYFVQALLNKPRYEIFTTQPIQDNQIISQFYNLLRQYQPEMPVQYLVNKAYFLSYELYVDPRVLIPRFETEELVVKTAQKVNNPQLIIDIGTGSGAIAIALAHLFPQAKIIATDISQDALDVARNNIDKYHLRNRIVFCRCDLFPNYISLKGKVDLIISNPPYVSEDEIETLPLCVKNYEPLIALNGGKDGFETIRRIIDNAPHYLSPKGLLSLEIDPRQVELIKAMKVSVKFETDNQGLIRYAFITYKN; encoded by the coding sequence ATGACTGTTACTTATCAAGAATTACTCAAACAAGCACAAAAACATTTTACTAATTCCAGTGACGCTGAATATTTTGTCCAAGCCTTATTAAATAAACCGCGTTATGAAATTTTTACTACTCAACCTATACAAGACAATCAGATTATTTCTCAATTTTATAATTTATTAAGACAATACCAACCTGAAATGCCGGTTCAATATCTTGTTAACAAAGCATACTTCTTATCTTATGAATTATATGTTGACCCGAGAGTTTTGATACCAAGATTTGAAACCGAAGAGTTAGTTGTAAAGACTGCCCAAAAAGTCAACAACCCTCAATTAATAATTGATATTGGCACAGGTTCTGGGGCAATTGCAATTGCTTTAGCCCATTTGTTTCCCCAAGCCAAAATTATAGCAACTGACATTTCGCAGGACGCTTTAGATGTCGCAAGAAACAATATTGATAAATATCACTTGCGTAATCGTATCGTATTTTGCCGATGCGATTTGTTCCCTAATTATATTAGTCTCAAAGGAAAGGTAGATTTAATAATTTCTAATCCTCCCTATGTCTCTGAAGACGAAATTGAAACACTGCCTTTATGTGTAAAAAATTATGAACCACTAATAGCATTAAATGGTGGTAAAGATGGATTTGAAACTATCAGGCGAATCATTGATAATGCTCCTCATTACTTATCGCCTAAGGGATTATTATCATTAGAAATTGACCCTCGGCAAGTTGAACTGATTAAGGCAATGAAAGTCTCGGTAAAGTTTGAAACTGATAATCAAGGACTTATAAGATATGCATTTATTACATACAAAAATTAA